A section of the Clostridium omnivorum genome encodes:
- a CDS encoding CalY family protein yields MKISRTLGLLIIALLVFSITTAGTYSYLTSTSTTNVLSFKLGDINIETDNKSWRYVPASITNTDRDSNEFIKSEQLSSNIDLSNLRPGDAFEKEITLNNNGSIDTKLKITKGKLAKDSPFKLSIAVKDSLYKIVQDTKNSDVFYLDNLKSNSKVIFTVRLEIPTQLSNKDINEDNIKFSNNALELIDIIATQWNNEAWSE; encoded by the coding sequence ATGAAGATTAGTCGTACTCTAGGGCTTTTAATAATAGCTTTGCTAGTTTTTTCTATAACGACAGCTGGAACTTATTCCTATCTTACGTCTACTTCTACAACTAATGTTTTATCTTTTAAACTTGGAGATATAAATATAGAAACTGATAATAAGTCGTGGAGATATGTACCAGCTTCTATAACAAATACTGACAGGGACAGTAATGAGTTTATAAAAAGTGAGCAGCTGTCCTCAAATATTGATTTAAGTAACTTAAGACCAGGGGATGCATTTGAAAAGGAGATTACATTAAACAACAACGGATCTATAGATACAAAACTAAAAATAACAAAGGGAAAGCTAGCGAAGGATTCTCCATTTAAATTATCCATAGCTGTGAAAGATTCACTCTATAAAATTGTTCAGGATACGAAAAATAGTGACGTATTCTATTTAGATAATTTGAAAAGCAACTCCAAGGTTATATTTACAGTTAGATTAGAAATACCTACCCAGTTAAGCAATAAAGATATAAATGAAGATAATATTAAATTTAGTAATAATGCTCTTGAATTGATAGATATTATTGCCACTCAATGGAATAATGAGGCATGGAGTGAGTAG
- a CDS encoding CalY family protein: MNKKSIGALLLSAALLMGGTAATFAYFTDTASSGVMSFKTGNVDINIDNGTQWALTHSVNEGDRFFPKPLDSSTDKLDKVIWRNNNVVNDGNNLIKNLAPGDVITKSFTVTNAGSLDSKVKVYLTDKDGNKLDKFNWWDCSYNVYLLDEKGNQVDCTNSADVLIDQDNALLLIHAKHDTTMTVQVNAWLSPLIDNNGKNTQFDFKVKADATQWNNKGWDEQGK, translated from the coding sequence ATGAATAAAAAATCAATAGGAGCATTATTACTTTCCGCTGCATTATTAATGGGGGGGACCGCTGCAACATTTGCATATTTTACTGATACAGCTTCTTCAGGAGTTATGAGTTTCAAGACAGGTAATGTAGATATAAACATTGATAATGGTACACAATGGGCACTTACTCACAGTGTAAATGAAGGTGACAGATTCTTTCCAAAGCCTTTAGACTCAAGTACAGATAAATTAGATAAAGTTATTTGGAGAAATAATAATGTAGTTAATGATGGTAATAATCTTATTAAAAACTTAGCACCTGGTGATGTTATTACTAAATCATTTACAGTAACAAATGCAGGCTCATTAGATTCTAAGGTTAAAGTATATCTTACTGATAAAGACGGTAATAAATTAGACAAATTTAATTGGTGGGATTGCAGTTATAATGTATATTTGCTTGATGAAAAAGGAAATCAGGTAGATTGCACTAATTCAGCAGATGTTCTAATAGATCAAGATAACGCTTTATTATTAATTCATGCTAAACATGACACTACTATGACTGTTCAAGTAAATGCTTGGTTATCTCCACTTATAGATAACAACGGAAAGAATACTCAATTTGATTTCAAAGTTAAAGCTGATGCTACTCAATGGAATAATAAAGGATGGGATGAACAGGGTAAATAA
- a CDS encoding signal peptidase I: MIKRLFDFIKNILSNKIAKKIFNYAGTVIIILLIILVAVSIYGKVETRGKTVKVPSAGSYMWLSVLSGSMSPVFNTGDLVIDKKVDPKTLKKGDIVTYYWNLSFLSTHRIVDIQYDKDGKPYFQTKGDANKDKDTDVVLSEQIVGKYLFRIPYAGYVISKLKGLAGVVVIWIMFFYVIGKEIYSQIKEKNNKKEDILENSET, encoded by the coding sequence ATGATAAAGAGGTTATTTGATTTTATAAAAAATATACTAAGCAATAAAATAGCAAAAAAAATATTCAATTATGCTGGTACCGTTATTATTATTTTACTTATTATATTAGTTGCAGTATCCATTTATGGAAAAGTAGAAACAAGAGGAAAAACAGTTAAGGTTCCATCAGCTGGTTCGTATATGTGGCTTTCTGTATTATCAGGCAGCATGAGCCCAGTATTTAATACAGGGGATTTAGTAATTGATAAAAAGGTTGATCCTAAGACACTAAAAAAGGGAGATATTGTAACGTATTACTGGAATTTATCTTTTTTATCAACTCATAGAATTGTAGATATTCAATATGATAAGGATGGAAAACCTTATTTTCAAACTAAAGGAGATGCTAATAAAGATAAAGATACTGATGTTGTTCTTTCAGAACAAATTGTAGGTAAATATTTATTTAGAATACCATATGCAGGATATGTTATTTCAAAATTAAAAGGCTTAGCTGGTGTGGTAGTAATATGGATTATGTTTTTTTACGTTATTGGTAAAGAAATCTATAGTCAAATTAAAGAAAAAAACAACAAAAAAGAAGATATTTTAGAAAATAGTGAAACATAA
- a CDS encoding signal peptidase I, which yields MKRTFLKVIKNIIYFAFVVILIFYIGVNIWGISKKDYIPGIGPYKIMTVLSGSMKPTFNPGDIIVGKKTNLDNIKTGDVITFKYNSSLTTHRIINTTLKDGQLFFITKGDNNNVADVSPVDSNLVVSKYIFRIPLIGFLIAFLKGIPGIITIWAVIIFIVANDVYKGIRERVHHI from the coding sequence TTGAAGAGAACCTTCTTAAAGGTGATTAAAAACATAATTTATTTTGCATTTGTTGTCATTCTTATATTCTACATTGGAGTTAATATCTGGGGGATTAGTAAAAAGGATTATATACCGGGGATTGGTCCTTACAAGATTATGACAGTATTATCAGGTAGTATGAAGCCTACCTTTAATCCTGGAGATATAATCGTAGGAAAAAAAACCAATTTAGATAACATAAAAACTGGTGATGTAATTACCTTTAAATATAATAGTTCTTTAACTACTCACAGAATTATAAATACTACACTCAAGGACGGACAGTTATTTTTTATAACTAAGGGTGACAACAACAACGTAGCAGACGTATCTCCAGTTGATTCTAATTTGGTCGTAAGCAAATATATTTTTAGAATTCCTTTAATAGGTTTTTTAATAGCGTTTTTAAAAGGAATTCCTGGAATCATTACAATTTGGGCAGTAATAATTTTTATAGTAGCTAATGATGTATACAAAGGTATAAGAGAAAGAGTCCATCATATATAA
- a CDS encoding EAL and HDOD domain-containing protein: protein MEVFVARQPIFDCNQNVVSYELLFRHGKVNNYEAVDGDVATLDVITNSFVCIGIDNLTGGKKAFINFTDNLLKSNIFRVLPKEYLAVEILETVEPTEEVVSACRELKSLGYTMVLDDFVFSPKFQPFIEIADIIKVDFLSTPSYERERLISRISNKKVKFLAEKVETREEFEQAVALGYSYFQGYFFSKPVIMTGNDIPIQKFQYLKVLEELNKYNLSFENIEEIIKRDVSLSYKLLRYINSSSFGLKSKVHSIRQALALIGKDEVVRWLTMIIFRESAEDRNAEALTTCIVRGRFGEIICAMSEEFKNKASDVFFMGMFSMIDVFINKPIDEILGELPVDSDIKDALIGKKNKFRDIYELILCYEKGLWERLSYYTNKLKLDERKLPEIYLDSLNWSKELLSE from the coding sequence ATGGAGGTTTTTGTTGCTAGGCAGCCAATTTTTGACTGCAATCAAAATGTGGTTTCTTACGAATTATTATTTAGGCATGGGAAAGTTAACAATTATGAGGCTGTAGATGGAGATGTAGCAACACTTGATGTAATAACAAATAGTTTTGTATGTATAGGAATTGATAATTTAACTGGTGGAAAAAAAGCTTTTATAAATTTTACTGATAATTTATTAAAAAGCAATATATTTAGAGTTCTTCCTAAAGAATACTTAGCTGTAGAAATATTAGAAACTGTTGAGCCTACAGAAGAGGTAGTAAGTGCCTGTAGAGAATTAAAAAGCTTGGGCTATACAATGGTTTTAGATGATTTCGTTTTTAGTCCCAAATTCCAGCCTTTTATAGAAATAGCAGATATAATTAAGGTAGACTTTTTATCTACTCCATCTTATGAAAGAGAAAGATTAATAAGTAGAATAAGTAATAAGAAAGTTAAGTTTTTAGCTGAAAAGGTTGAAACTAGAGAAGAATTTGAACAAGCTGTTGCACTTGGTTATTCATATTTTCAAGGCTATTTTTTTAGCAAGCCAGTAATTATGACTGGAAATGATATACCTATACAAAAGTTTCAATACTTAAAGGTATTAGAGGAACTTAATAAGTATAATTTGAGCTTTGAAAATATAGAAGAAATAATAAAAAGGGATGTATCCCTTTCCTATAAACTTTTAAGATACATAAATTCTTCAAGCTTCGGTTTAAAGAGTAAGGTTCATTCAATAAGGCAGGCATTAGCTCTAATTGGTAAGGATGAAGTAGTCCGCTGGCTTACTATGATAATTTTTAGGGAATCCGCTGAAGATAGAAATGCTGAAGCTTTGACTACTTGCATTGTTAGGGGCCGTTTTGGAGAAATAATTTGTGCTATGAGTGAGGAGTTTAAAAATAAAGCATCTGATGTGTTTTTTATGGGAATGTTCTCTATGATTGATGTATTTATAAATAAACCAATTGATGAAATACTAGGGGAACTCCCTGTGGATTCAGATATAAAAGATGCCTTAATAGGAAAGAAAAATAAGTTTAGGGATATTTACGAGCTAATTTTATGCTATGAAAAGGGATTGTGGGAAAGGCTTTCCTACTATACTAATAAGCTTAAGCTGGACGAAAGGAAGCTTCCTGAAATTTACCTAGATTCTCTAAATTGGTCAAAAGAACTTTTGTCCGAATAG
- a CDS encoding cold-shock protein — MKLGVVKWFDPEKGFGFISVDGDEDVFVHHSAIKENGTDKMLHGGEEVQFDVVEGRKGPEASNVTKV; from the coding sequence ATGAAGCTAGGCGTAGTAAAATGGTTTGATCCTGAAAAAGGTTTTGGATTCATTTCTGTTGATGGAGATGAGGATGTATTTGTACATCATTCAGCTATAAAGGAAAATGGAACTGATAAGATGCTTCACGGTGGTGAAGAAGTACAATTTGACGTAGTAGAAGGAAGAAAAGGTCCTGAAGCATCAAATGTAACTAAAGTGTGA
- the dnaX gene encoding DNA polymerase III subunit gamma/tau: protein MAYTALYREWRPRCFNDVVGQKNITTTLKNQIINNRIAHAYLLCGTRGTGKTSTAKILAKAVNCLNIKDGEPCNECEMCKKINSGLALDVIELDAASNNGVENIRDIISKVMTPPSEAKYKVYIMDEVHMLSTGAVNAFLKTLEEPPSNTIFILATTDPQKLPITILSRCQRFDFTRIRSEDIFLRLRTIVKEQGVFADDRSLNLIARMSDGALRDAESILDQAISMGNGRVEYEEVVTMLGLVANENLIKLTDAVIEKNIEASMKTVDDIVFGGKDLNNFIKDLITHMRNLMMVKVSQKPEDILDMSEENVNILKEQAKKIRIEEIMRNIRILQETEEQSKWSKQSRIYLELAIIKMCKMEYDTSKEVMLARINRLEETIKQGKITIAQTPEHSSVSQNANTSVRTKAKPQQKETVSTSEITTNPDSKLSLDMVKKSWRDILETIKARRMMVIFASLMTGEVVEVKDGVVVIKFDAEYAFNKQRLEKDEYKRAVEEAFSSALKEKVRIKYTVDKKDNITKSPEEILKETFGEELVEIIDE from the coding sequence ATGGCATATACTGCTTTGTATAGAGAATGGAGACCTAGGTGCTTCAATGATGTAGTTGGTCAAAAAAATATAACTACAACTCTAAAAAATCAGATTATAAATAATAGAATAGCTCATGCTTATCTTCTTTGTGGAACAAGAGGAACAGGTAAGACTTCCACTGCTAAGATACTGGCTAAAGCAGTAAATTGCCTGAACATTAAAGATGGTGAGCCTTGCAATGAGTGTGAAATGTGTAAGAAGATCAACTCAGGGCTGGCCCTTGATGTTATAGAGTTAGATGCAGCATCGAACAATGGGGTTGAAAATATAAGAGATATAATAAGCAAAGTTATGACACCTCCTAGTGAGGCAAAGTATAAAGTATATATTATGGACGAAGTTCATATGCTGTCAACAGGAGCAGTAAATGCTTTTTTAAAGACATTGGAGGAGCCGCCAAGCAATACTATATTTATATTAGCAACCACAGACCCTCAAAAGCTGCCTATAACAATACTTTCAAGATGTCAGAGATTTGATTTTACTAGAATAAGAAGTGAAGATATATTTCTAAGGCTTAGGACTATTGTTAAGGAGCAGGGTGTATTTGCTGATGATAGGAGTTTAAACCTTATAGCTAGAATGTCTGATGGAGCTTTAAGAGATGCTGAAAGTATTTTAGATCAGGCGATTTCTATGGGCAATGGCAGAGTGGAATATGAAGAAGTAGTAACTATGCTTGGATTAGTTGCTAACGAAAATCTTATAAAGCTTACTGATGCAGTAATTGAAAAGAACATTGAAGCTTCTATGAAAACAGTGGATGACATAGTATTTGGCGGTAAGGACTTAAACAATTTTATAAAAGATTTAATAACTCATATGAGAAACCTTATGATGGTTAAGGTAAGTCAAAAGCCCGAAGATATACTTGATATGTCAGAGGAAAATGTAAACATATTAAAAGAACAAGCTAAAAAGATAAGAATAGAAGAGATAATGAGAAACATAAGAATTCTTCAGGAAACTGAGGAACAATCCAAATGGAGCAAGCAAAGCAGAATTTATTTGGAACTTGCAATAATAAAAATGTGTAAAATGGAATATGATACTTCTAAGGAAGTTATGCTAGCTAGAATTAATAGACTTGAAGAGACTATTAAGCAAGGTAAGATAACTATCGCGCAAACTCCAGAACATTCTTCGGTATCGCAGAACGCTAATACATCAGTAAGAACTAAGGCAAAACCTCAGCAAAAAGAAACTGTTAGTACATCAGAAATAACTACAAACCCAGATTCAAAGCTCTCTTTAGACATGGTTAAAAAGTCTTGGAGAGATATACTAGAGACCATAAAGGCAAGAAGAATGATGGTTATTTTTGCTTCGCTAATGACTGGTGAAGTAGTGGAGGTTAAGGATGGAGTTGTAGTAATAAAGTTTGATGCAGAATATGCTTTTAACAAACAGAGACTTGAAAAAGATGAGTACAAAAGGGCTGTTGAGGAGGCATTTTCTTCTGCACTAAAAGAAAAGGTTAGAATAAAATATACTGTAGATAAAAAAGATAATATAACCAAATCTCCAGAAGAAATCCTTAAGGAAACCTTTGGAGAAGAATTAGTGGAAATAATTGATGAATAG
- a CDS encoding YbaB/EbfC family nucleoid-associated protein, translated as MAKGGFPGMGGGNMNNLLKQAQKFQKQMEDLQKDLEEKTFEGKAGGGAVVAVANGKKQLIDIKIDAEVVDPDDIEMLQDLILTACNAALKTAEAETANEMGKLTGGMNIPGLF; from the coding sequence ATGGCTAAAGGTGGATTCCCAGGAATGGGCGGAGGAAACATGAACAACCTATTAAAGCAAGCTCAAAAATTCCAAAAACAAATGGAAGATCTACAAAAAGACCTTGAAGAAAAGACATTTGAAGGAAAAGCTGGAGGCGGAGCAGTTGTTGCAGTAGCCAATGGAAAGAAACAGCTAATTGATATAAAGATAGATGCAGAAGTTGTAGATCCAGATGACATTGAAATGTTACAAGATTTAATACTTACAGCATGTAACGCAGCTTTAAAGACTGCTGAAGCTGAAACTGCTAATGAAATGGGTAAATTAACTGGCGGAATGAATATACCAGGGTTATTTTAA